The genomic window AAAGACAGAAATAGCAATGCCAAATCCTGTTCCAATTAAAACTTTCTTTCGTCCATAACGATCGCCAATTCTACCCCATATTGGTGCGACAAGAAACGCTACTAAAAAAGAAACGCCAAACACGAAACCCGACCATCTTTGCACATCTTCTCCTGAATACTGTCCGAACGATTCAATGTACAAGGATAAAAAAGGAATGACCATCGTCATGCTTGCGCCAACAAATAGGTTGGCAAACCACATAATAAGTAAATTACGCTTTTCTGCTTTTATACCGATCACCTTCGTTACATAAGGATGCTCCTTATTATTTCGCAACTCTAAATATATGCGAAAAAAAAACAGCCGTCAAACCTCTTTTACGCGCTAAATCCGTAAAAAAAGGATTAAAACAGCTACTTTCCTTCCTCTTGATTCTTTTTTCACACTTCTTGAAAAAAAACATAATCTATTGATAACCACTATATAGGAGGCGAATGGAATGGATCTTTCAGATGAAATGGTGTTACTCATTACCATTCTCGTACTATTTATCTTATTAATTATTGTTGGAATTATTTTGTTTTACCTGTAGTCAACGTTATTCCACTACTGCAACAGCAATACATGTCACATTAGATAGTCATTTTAAAACAAAGATAAGGTTTGATAACGGATTTCAACAAGGTTTGTTACACTTAAACCAAGCAACCGTACTTGACGATCCACCGTTCCATAAGCTAGCCACAGTTCTTGGGCATACCTGTACAGATCATCCCATTTGTGAACATAATCAGGCAAGCTAATACGTCGTGTAATCGTATCAAATGAACGATAGCGAATTTTAATAACAATGGTTTTTCCTTGTTTTTTCACACGCTCAAGAGAGGATTGCACTTCTTCAGCAAGCACCCGTAACTTTCGCAAAACGTCTTCATCTGTCACGAGGGGTTGAGAATACGTATGTTCTTTCCCGACGGATTTACGATCCCGGTGGACTTTTAACCGATTATGATCAATTCCCCTTGCACGCTTATAATAAGAAAGACCCGCTTTGCCAAAATGATGAACGAGATCGAGTTGAGTTAACTGATACAAGTCATTTCCGGTATAGATATGCAAGCTATGCATTTTCGCCGCTGTTTTCGGTCCAATTCCAGGAAATTTTTCTACCGGCAGTTCTTTTATAAACGCTTCTGCTCGATCAGGTGGAATAACGGTTAAACCAGCCGGTTTCTTTAAATCGGAAGCGATTTTAGCGAGAAATTTATTATAGGAAACACCTGCTGAACTCGTCAGTCCAGTCTTCTCCCAGATCTCACGTTGAATATGCCGAGCTAGTTTGCTCGCGCTTACTTCTCCCAAACGATTTGTTGTCACATCTAAATACGCTTCATCAATTGACATCGGTTCTACTAGGTCTGTGTATGCAAGCATAACTTCACGAACTTTCAAAGACGCCTCCTGGTACGCTTTATAGTTACCAGATATGAAAATTCCTTCCGGGCAACGCTTGTACGCTTCATATGCACTCATGGCTGAATGAATTCCGTACTTTCTTGCTTCATAGTTCGCCGTGGAGACAATGCCTTTACCTCCTGTTTTTCTTGGGTGTTTTGCAATAATAACAGGCTTTCCTTTTAAAGAAGGATTATCCCGTTCTTCTACAGATGAAAAAAAAGCATCCATATCAATGTGAATGATTTTTCGTGACGTATCCCGATATGGCTCAGGCAGCTTAAAATTGTGATTTGCCATAACAAACCCGCCTCTTTCGTTTTTTCCTCGTACTATCCATTATAGGGGAACGTATGATCGAAGTCAATTAAATTCGGTTGTACCATTTCTAGCCAGAACTCTTAGGTACCAAAAAATGACTTCTCAACAAGAATAAATCTTTCTATTGAGATCTGGAGATAAACCACCTATTTGCTATGTTTCCTTTCAGAGTGGTTTCAAATAACGAGCATCACTGAAGAATAAACCTAAACGCATATTTTATCGTGTCTAACAGTTAGAGGCATAGCTAATAGACACCTCTATTCAAACATTCTATAACTTGTAAATCCTATTAGCTTCATACAGTATCTATTCCATTAGATGCTTTTCCTATGTATAAAGAGGGCGAACAACTCTCCCTCTTTTAAAACGATTACAAGATATCTAATCTTACAAGCAACGCTAAAAGGATTTGAAGCAAAAGTTGAATGTTAACGGCAATTTGTGTATCAGTTGTAGTAACATCAACATTTTTAGAGTTTTCAACAACAGTTTTTTGATAGTTTAACTGTTTGATTTTAGAACTTTGCAGAAGTTCTTGAGTGATCTTATCAGCTTTTTCGCTGTCTGCAATGGAAATACTGATGACTAACGCAATAGCGGTTTGTAAAGATGCTTGTAATGAAAGAGCTGCTTTCGTATCAGTAGAATTTACTGTTACATCACAAGAATCTTTAATTAGGATAAACTCTTCTGACAATTGCAATGTCTTGTTAACTTGTGAAGCACCTTGAGTAGGTGAACCTCCATTATTATCCATTGGATGACATGCTTCTGGATCTAAAGCCGACCAACGCTTGTTATTTCTCCAATGAGATTCGTGATCCTCACATTTCTTACACTCTTTTTCTTCAACTTCAATATGACTTTCTTCACTCATTTCTAATACCCCTTCCTTCATAGTCTACTTTACTTTATGTCGTAATATATTTTTTGCTTGGGCAGATTAATTAAGGGCTTTTACCTGTTTTAAAATCTTCTTCGGTTAACAAATGAATTTGGATTGTGCTTCCTAGTAATCACAGCTGGTCTCTCATAAAAATCGTTTGAATCAGCTGACATCCCATTATTAACCTCGTAAGAATCTTCTTTTTCTGGAGAATTTGCAGAATCGGTCAGTTTCTTTCTTAATAGGCTCTTCTCTAAATTACTAGAATCAAAAGAAGTTTTCATTGGTTTCCCTACAGTATCCATGTCTATATTCTGCAAAAACTTATTGACTTCTGTTTGAATATCTACGACGGTACTCTTTACTTTTGCTTGATCCGTTAAAGATAGATCTTTAGAAACATTCACATTATACTTGTCTAAAATACGGCCTACTACTACCTCCACTAAGTGTTGGTGATTATTCATGTTGACTTCCCCTTCCAGTAAATTCGTATTTAAGAATGGTTTTTCACACTTTAGAACATTATTTCTTCTATACTTTTCGTTCATCTTATCCTTCAGTTGTATCCCCATAAATCCATTCTTTCTAAGTAGTTTATGTTTCAATACATTTTTTGATTGGGCCCTTAAGTACCAAAAACTGATCCTGAAAAAAACTAGCAGTACATAAAACGATTGAATGATTTACGAATCTATTAGATGTCTGCATTCACCGTAGTTAGAAAATCGAAACAAAGCCTTTCCCACGCTTCGATAAATGACACCAAAACAAAAAACCCTCAACACATAATGTGTCGAGGGCTTCGTCTTTTAATAGTTTTGCATGAACTGTTCTCTTTCCCACGGATGGACTTGGGTGCGGAACATATCCCACTCAATTTCTTTTGCTTCAATAAAGTGTTCAACTGCATGCTCTCCTAATGCTTGAACAAGTGTGTCGTCTTTCACTAAACTTTCAAGCGCTTCAGCTAGTGAAGCCGGTAAAGCTTTAATGCCTTCTTCTACACGCTCTTCCTTGCTCATGACGTAAATGTTTCGATCCGTTGCTTCTGGAGGCGTCATTTTACGCTTGATACCATCTAAACCAGATGCTAACATAACAGCCATTGCTAAATACGGGTTAGCAGATGGGTCTGGACTACGTACTTCAATACGTGTTGATACACCACGTGAAGACGGGATACGGATAAGTGGTGAACGATTACGCATCGACCAAGCGATATAAACGGGTGCTTCGTAGCCTGGTACTAAACGCTTGTACGAGTTAACAATTGGATTCGTAATAGCTGTAAAGCCTTCAGCATGCTCTAAAATACCACTTAAGAACTGCATGGCTGTTTTGCTTAACTGACTTTCTGTTTTCTCGTCATAAAACGCGTTGCCTTCTTTTGTGAAGAGCGACATGTTTAAGTGCATACCAGAGCCATTTACACCAAACAATGGTTTTGGCATAAACGTTGCATGAAGACCATGCTTACGAGCAATCGTTTTAACAACAAGCTTAAACGTCTGAATGTTGTCACATGCGGTAATCGCATCAGCGTATTTAAAATCAATTTCGTGCTGCCCAGGTGCAACTTCATGGTGAGATGCTTCAATGTCAAAGCCCATATCTTCTAGCTCTAAAACGATATCACGACGACAGTTCTCACCAAGGTCAGTTGGTGCAAGGTCAAAATATCCACCTTTATCGTTTAGCTCAAGGGTTGGCTCGCCTTTTTCATCATTCTTGAATAAGAAAAATTCCGGCTCTGGACCAATGTTAAACCCTGTAAAACCTAATTCTTCTGCTTGTTTTAACACGCGCTTTAAAATCCCGCGAGGATCTCCATCAAATGGCGTTGGCTCTTCGCCTGGTTTACCTGGTTGATAAATATCACAAATTAATCGCGCCACTTTCCCTTTTTCCGGTGTCCATGGGAAGATGACCCACGTATCTAAATCCGGATAAAGGTACATATCTGATTCTTCAATTCGTACAAATCCCTCGATGGAAGATCCGTCAAACATCATCTTGTTATCCAGCGCTTTTGAAAGCTGATCCACTGGAATTTCTACGTTTTTAATTGTTCCTAATAAGTCTGTAAACTGTAGACGAATAAAGCGTACATTTTCGTCTTGTGCAATGCGAACAATATCTTCTCTTGAATAATTTGGCAACGCATTTGCTCCTCTCACTCTGTTTTTATATGTAGAAAAGGACGTAAACGCCTTTTTACATGACTTTTAAACGATAAGCTATGTACGTATCGTACTAAAGGCTTTTTTGTTCGTCAAGAAAAGTCCTTATTCATTGTCTTCCTTTTCCCCACGGTTACTAAACGTCTTTTCTACTGCTTTCGTTACAGCAAGCTTCACATGTTCATACGTTAGGCCACCTTGAACATACGCAGTAAATGGCGCACGCAATGGGCCGTCAGCAGTTAATTCAATACTTGCACCTTGCACGAATGTGCCTGCCGCCATAATGACATCATCTTCATAACCTGGCATATAGCTCGGCGTTGGTGTAACGTGGGCATTTACTGGGGAAGTGTGTTGAATGGATTGACAAAAGGCAACCATTTGTTCAGCTGTGTCAAAATAGACCGCTTGAATTAAATCAGTGCGTGTTTCACTCCAACGCGGTGACGTCTTCATTCCTACATCTTCTAATAAAGCAGCTGTGAAATGAGCACCTTTTACGCTTTGAGCGACCACGTGTGGGGCTAAAAAGAAGCCTTGATACATGTCTGTTAGTGTCCCAAGTGTTGCCCCTCCTTCAGCACCAATACCCGGTGCAGCTAAACGATAGGAGGCTAACTCTACAAAATCCCGCTTCCCAACAATATACCCACCAGATTTAGCGATGCCACCACCTGGATTTTTAATTAACGAACCTGCCATTAGATCAGCACCAACGTGACAAGGCTCTTTTGTTTCAACAAACTCTCCATAACAATTATCAACGAATACAATGACATCCTCTTTTATCGATTTTACATAAGCGATAATATCTGCTAGTTCAGCAATCGTAAAGGAGGGACGATCTCCATACCCTCGTGAACGCTGAATTCCTACTACTTTCGTCTGTGCATGAATCGCGTTTCGAATACCTTGCTTGTCCATTTTACCGTTCAAAAGATCAACTTTGTTGTAGCTAATTGAATAATCACGCAGCGAGCCCTTACCATTTCCTCGAATACCGACAATTTCCTCGAGGGTATCATAAGGCGTTCCGCTAATGTATAGCAATTCATCTCCAGGACGTAATAGACCAAAAAGCGCTACAGCTATGGCGTGTGTACCAGACACAAGCTGATGGCGGACTAAGCTCGCTTCTCCTCCAAACACATCTGCATAAATTGCTTCTAACGTCTCTCGCCCCGCATCATCATACCCATAACCTGTTGAAGGAGTGAAATGAAAATCGGCGACTTGATGGGTCGCAAAACTTTCCATCACTCGATTCTGGTTAAATAGAGCGACTGCATCCACTTGTTCATGAATTGGTTTTATTTTGTCTTCTGCGCGTTGTACAAGCACGCTGACTTCTTTTGAAAATAATGATTTCATACGTTGTTTCTCTCCTAATTAAATTCAATCCTCTTAAGCTTATCACGTCATAAAAAAGAAAGAAATAAAATGGCGCCATGACACGCATCTTATTTCTTGAATGTGAAATCTTCTTTTCGTAATGTCTCAAGCTCTGATTTTGTAAACTTATCTTCTTTTAACACCCGAACCGCTTGAAGTCGAATCGCTTCTTCCACCATATTTCTTATATAACGTCCGTTGCTAAAAGCATACGTTTCCTCTACTAAAACATGCTTTAGATGCTCACGACAGCGATTCAATGCATCTTTTTCAATCATATAATCTCGATCTTTCGCCATTCCAATAAGCATCTCTATCAGTTCTTCTACCGAGTAATTCGGGAACGTAATTGAAATCGGAAAACGAGACGGTAAGCCCGGATTCAAAGACAGAAAAAAATCCATTTCTTTTGAATAACCCGCTAAAATGAGCACAAATTCATTTGCATGATTCTCCATTCCGCGAACGAGTGTATCAATGGCTTCTTTTCCAAAGTCTTTTTCCCCACCTCTTGAAAGAGAGTACGCTTCATCAATGAACAGAACGCCTCCTTGGGCTTGCTTTAAGACATCCCTTGTTTTCTGCGCAGTATGCCCAATATACTCACCAACAAGATCAGCCCGCTCCATTTCGATAAAGTGCCCTTTTGAGAGAACATTCATTTCATGTAAAAAAGAGGCAATAAGCCGAGCAACCGTTGTCTTGCCAGTGCCAGGATTGCCTTTGAAAATCATGTGCAATACTTGTTTTGGTGATTTTAAGCCGACTTCCTTCCGTCGTTCACTAATATAAATCCATGCGTACAGTTCTTTTACAAGCGCCTTTATCTCTTTTAAGCCGATATAGTTTGCAAGTTTATGTTCAAACCGAACGAGAACTTCATGCTTTTCTTTTTCTTCAACAGACACAAACCAATCTGTGCTCGCACGCTTTTCAGGAGATTTATTTAACACGACATTTATCCGCGCATTATTTTTCATTTGGTGATTTGACATGGTTAGTAAGACCTCCCTCGAAACCTCATCACTCCTACTACTATACGTGTAAGAAGACAATGCGTGATAAACACCCAAACGATGCTTCCTCTTCTTTATCTTATGGCTATGGTAGAAAAACCATGCCTCTAATCCTTCCCATAGACATTTACACGGTTTTTGTTAAAATTTAAGAAAAGGGGGAGTTGGATGGACGTATTGTCGTGGAAAAACGTGTTTTTAGATCAGCTCGCTCTAAAAGGAAGAAAGCAGGCAACGATTCGTCGCTATGACTATGATTTGCTTGACTTCTTTCAATGGTTAGAAGAAAAGCCCTTTAAAACATTAACAACAGATGAGGTTGAAGCGTTTTACCATCACTTAATGATGTCACGTCAGTATAAAGTACGGACAATCCGCCGAATCTCTTCTGTACTTCGTCGTTTTACACTGTTTTTACTGGAAGAAGGCTCCTTACAAGATCATCCATTGCTCCATCATGAACCACCTTTGTTGAACCTTGAGCCCTTAACAAGAAATGAGTGGATTAGTCAAAAAGAAACAACAATTTTGCTCAAAACAAGCCATTCTGAAAGAGGGTTAACCGAAAACCAACGAGCCGCTCGACCGCAATTAACAGAACGGAATTATACGATTTTGCTATTGCTAACGAACTATGGCATTACGCTAGGTGAAGCATGTGCGCTTACAATGAGGGATACATCTTTTATTCAACAAACGATTATTGTTGGTTCAGATGCCTCTAAACGGACTCTAGTATTAGAGGACGACCATGCTAAACAACTTTATGTTTATTGGAGTAGCATTCCAGAACCTGTTCGACCTCGTATGCACACAGATGATTCATTCTTCGTCGCGTTTGATTTTACAAGACGAACCTATCATTGGTCTTATGAACACGATCGCCCAAAAGCATTAACTGCTATTGCTCTTCAAAAAATGATTCGTACAGAAGTTGCACGTGCACATTTACGGAAAGGCATTTCCGCACAACATTTTCGTAATTCCTACTTACTACGATCGTTACTCTATTCTGGGCATGATCATCAGCTACAGCATAAACTTGGATTAAAAAGTCCGTTGTCTCTTCGCCGTTATGTACTGACCGTCTCGCGATTAACGACAAAAGAAAAAGCGCTTTTACTCACAACTAGATAAAAAAGATCTCTGAACAGTTGTTCAAGAGATCTTTTTCTACTTTTATACGTCCGTTTCGCTTTTCAACTGGACGTTTTTTTGCGGTGCAAATGTTGAAATTGCATGCTTATATACAAGCTGCTGCTTTCCTTCTGTCTCAATAATGACCGTGAAGTTGTCAAATCCCTTTATTGTGCCACGAAGCTGAAACCCATTTAATAAAAACATCGTGACTGGAATCGATTCCTTTCTTAGTTGATTTAAAAATTGATCTTGAATGTTCACCGTTGACTTCATAACGATAGCCCCTCTCTCTCTATGTGTTTCTACTTAATTATTCGAGTCCATTTTTAAATTTCCTGCAAGAAAAATCGACGACTTTCGGTAAAATTTCTTCAATCGTCTGGGAAGTAACATCAAACCATTCTGCTTCACTTTTATTTTTAAACCACGTTAGTTGTCTTTTTGCATACTGGCGCGAACGAGTTTTGATTTGGTCAATAGCTTGTGACAATGATTGCTCTCGATTAAAGTAAGCATACAGTTCTTTATAACCAATGGCTTGGATCGCCGGTCCTTCAATGCCTGCTTTATACAAAGCCTCTACTTCTTCAACAAGCCCCAGTTCCATCATACGGTCTACACGTTGATTTATGCGACTATACAGAAGCTCTCTATCCATTGTTAGACCAATTAGCGCACTATGGAACCGAGGCACCGATTGTTCTTCTTCCCGTTCAGAAAAACGATGCCCTGTAGTATGAAGGACTTCCAAGGCACGGATGACACGTCGTTCGTTATGAGGATGAATGGATTCTGCTGCTTTTGGATCCTTCTCTACAAGCAATTGAAACAGAGCTGATCCCCCCTGTTTTTGAGCAAACATTTCCAGCTCTTGCCTATAAGCTGGATCGCTTTCTGCTTTAGAAAACGATAAATGGTGGGTAATAGCTTGGACGTACAACCCTGTGCCTCCAACCATGATGGGCATTTTACCTCGGGCCTTTACATTCGAAATTGCTGCTAGTGCACGGTCTTGAAAGCTCGAAACTGTCCATGGCTCCGTTGGGTGCAGCATATCAATTAAATGGTGAGGTACACGTGCTCTCTCTGCATCAGTTGGCTTCGCCGTTCCAATCGTCATACCTTGATACACTTGCATCGAATCAGCATTAATTATTTCGCCTTGTAACGTTTCTGCTAGACGTATACTTAGTTCGGTTTTTCCGACTGCGGTTGGTCCAACAACTGCAATTAATGGATCTTTTTTCAACAACATACTTCCTTCCACTGTTTCATTCATTGCTTGATTACACCATATTGAAACGATGCATTTGCTCGTTTTTCTACTGAAAACCCGAGCGTTGCAAACAAATCACTTTTTGTGTGATTTTTTAAAACGACTTTTTTTCGCGCGACTCGTTTTGCTTCTTCGACCATAGTGGCTGTTAACGATTGATAAGACGCAAATTGCTTTAGCCCTGCAATACCAGGGGAATGTAACCGAACATCGAACATCGGATCAAAGTAAACGACATCGACACTTTTTGATTCGCTTTTCTTTAAAAAAGAGAGACTATCTGTTTTAGTGACGTTTATCCGCCTTAAAGCATCAATAAAAAGGTCATCACCTTCACGCCAATTTGCAAGTCCGTGACTGACAATAAATGCTATATAGGCATTTGCTTCTAAACCAATAACCTGTCCCTTTTGGCCGACAGCCAATTGTGCCATCGTAGCGTCTGCCCCCATACCGAGTGTAGCGTCAATAAACGTGTCTCCTGGATGTAACTCTGTTGCGGCTAGAAAAGGATCATAGCCTGATCTTCGCCACTGCTTATAGCGTAGAAAAGCAACATTCGGGTGATAATAAAACGGCTCTGCCCCTTGCTGCTTATGCAAAATTAGTTTGTCTTTCGCAACAACTAACAGTGGCTGATCACCAAACGCTAAATAGAAATCTTCGATGGAGCGATCATTTCGATCAATAAACGTACCGTTAAGTGGCGTTATATAAGACATCGCTTCCTCTTTTAAGCGTTCCACTTGTTTTCTTGCTGTTGTCACAATCACGTTTGTTTGCCCCTCTACATTACACGTTTAAACATTTTTTCTAATTCATAGGTGGAGAAGTGGATCAGAATAGGACGACCATGGGGACATGTATAAGGCTCTTCACACCGCCTTAACGTTTCTAGCAGTTCAAACATCTCATCATGTCGCAAGTGCCGATTCGCTTTAATGGCCGCTTTACAACTCATTAAAATGGCCGCTTCTTCTCGCAACCGGTACAAGTCAATTCGTTTAGTCCCAAGCAACTGGTCTATGATTTCGCGAATAGACGACTCTTCTTCTCCTCTTGGAAACCATATTGGATGTGACCGCACAACATACGTATGGTGACCAAATGGTTCAAGGGTTAACCCTACCATTTCTAATTTCTCTTTTGATTCTTGAATCATGGCTGCTTCTCGAGCGGTAAATTCTAGTGTTAGCGGAACGAGTAAATCTTGTAACGTTGACGTAGGCTCACTTAGTTTTTTGCGGAAATACTCATATTTAATCCGTTCCTGTGCCGCATGTTGATCAATTAAGTACATACCGTTATCGTTTTGCGCAACGATATAAGTTCCATGCATTTGTCCAACTGGGTACAAAGGAGGAATGGTTGAAACGATCACTTCTTCAGATTTTTCTTGTTTGAGTTCAGATTGAACCGTTGGCGCTGTTTCAACCAGTTGCTCCATTTCAGCTTCAACATCCTTTTGACTGTTGTATTGCTGTTCTTGCATCGAAAACGGTTCCTCAGTCTTGGAAGTCGTTTTCAGCGGTGCAAGGTCACTCAACGGTTTCTTTTTGTAGGCATATGTTTCTTCATGAACCGCTACATCTGTCTCCTCTGATTCTACTGCTCGATCTTGGTAGCGCAATGAAAACGCTAGTTGTTGCGACGTTTGTTTCTCAACAACCGGCTTAGGTGATTGTGGAATTAATGTTTCCTGTGCAAAGACTTCTTTGATTGCAGTTGTCATCACTTCGCCAAGAGCCTCTTCTTTACTAAGTCGCACTTCAAGCTTTGATGGGTGTACGTTCACATCAATTAATGTTGGGTCCATTTCAATTTTCACTACCGCTAGTGGATAACGGCCAATCGGCAACAACGTATGAAAGCCTTGTTGAATGGCTTGTGCCAACTTGTAGTTACGAATGTAACGACCATTAATAAAGATAGACATGTATTGTCGGCTCGCTCGGGTTAGTTCTGGCTTAGCCACATAACCAGACACCGTATAATCAAGAGACTGTCCTTCAATCGGCACCATCATTGAAGCGGTTTGACGACCATACACTTCTGCAATGACCTGTAAGAGTCGACCGTTCCCGGTTGTATTTAAAACCGTTTTCCCATCACTCGTGTAGTGAAAAGAAATAGCAGGATACGCCAACGCCATTCGATTGACTACATCACTAACATGACCAGATTCAGTCAATTTTGTTTTTAAGTACTTTAACCGCGCCGGTGTATTATAAAATAAATCTTTGATGACGATGCTTGTCCCTTTTTTTGCACTGGAAGGCTGCCGATCAATCAATTCACCACCATGAAGAGTCAATTCTACTCCTTGCGTCCCCGTACTCGTTTGCACAGTTAACGTCGATACCGACGCAATACTTGGTAAAGCCTCTCCTCGAAACCCTAACGTACGAATAGAAAACAAGTCGCGATCGTTTTGGATTTTTGAGGTGGCATGGCGTAAAAATGCCGTTTCCACTTGATCCGATGCTATCCCATGTCCATTGTCAACAATACGAATCGATTCCATACCGCCCTCTACTATTTCAACTAAAATGTCTGTTGCATCAGCATCAATAGCATTTTCAATTAATTCTTTCACAATTGAGGCAGGACGTTCAACCACTTCCCCAGCGGCTATTTTGTTGGACAAAGAATCATGTAACTGGCGAATGACTTTCACTGCACACACCTCATTTCTTTCTTAACTGCATTTGCCAATCGTTCACCTTTTTCATTGCTTCAAAAGGCGTGACGTGCAAAAGATCTAATTCCTGTAGCGCCTTTAAAACGCTTTGTTCTTTTTTTGTTTTCCCATTCTTTTTCTCTTCTTTTACTTGAAACAAACTTAATTGCTCCACATCTTCGTGAGTGGAAGCAACTTCTTCGTGAACGACTGTATGCTCTTGTGTAGCCTTTGTTGGTTTTGCTTCAAACGTCGCCAACAATTCATTTGCTCGTTTTGTTACAGACTCAGGTAAGCCAGCCAGCTCTGCAACATACACACCATAGCTACGATCGGCGGCACCTTCAATAATTTGGTGCAAGAACACGACTGTACCGTCTTCTTCAGCAGCAGACACATGGACGTTTCGTAATGTTGGAATTGACTTTGCCAGTTCCGTCAATTCATGATAATGGGTGGAGAACAACGTCTTTGCACCAATAGATTCGTGGATATACTCAATAATAGCCTGTGCTAAAGCCATCCCGTCATAAGTTGATGTTCCACGACCAATTTCGTCTAGTATAATAAGGCTATTTTCCGTCGCCTTTGTTAAGGCATCCTTTGTTTCCATCATTTCGACCATAAATGTACTTTGGCCACTCGCTAAGTCATCAGCAGCACCAATTCTCGTAAAGATTCGATCAAAAATCGGCATTGTTGCTTGCTTAGCAGGCACAAAACTTCCGATTTGAGTTAAGATAGCGCTAAGTGCAAGCTGTCGCATATAAGTAGATTTACCACCCATATTCGGTCCAGTAATAAGTAACATATCTCGTTCATCTGTTAAATCAATATCGTTTTCAACATATGTTCCCCGCTGAATAACCGTTTCTACCACAGGGTGTCGACCTTGAATGATATTAATTTGACGTGTTTCTGTTACAGTTGGCTTTACATA from Shouchella hunanensis includes these protein-coding regions:
- the spoVK gene encoding stage V sporulation protein K, whose amino-acid sequence is MSNHQMKNNARINVVLNKSPEKRASTDWFVSVEEKEKHEVLVRFEHKLANYIGLKEIKALVKELYAWIYISERRKEVGLKSPKQVLHMIFKGNPGTGKTTVARLIASFLHEMNVLSKGHFIEMERADLVGEYIGHTAQKTRDVLKQAQGGVLFIDEAYSLSRGGEKDFGKEAIDTLVRGMENHANEFVLILAGYSKEMDFFLSLNPGLPSRFPISITFPNYSVEELIEMLIGMAKDRDYMIEKDALNRCREHLKHVLVEETYAFSNGRYIRNMVEEAIRLQAVRVLKEDKFTKSELETLRKEDFTFKK
- a CDS encoding tyrosine-type recombinase/integrase; amino-acid sequence: MDVLSWKNVFLDQLALKGRKQATIRRYDYDLLDFFQWLEEKPFKTLTTDEVEAFYHHLMMSRQYKVRTIRRISSVLRRFTLFLLEEGSLQDHPLLHHEPPLLNLEPLTRNEWISQKETTILLKTSHSERGLTENQRAARPQLTERNYTILLLLTNYGITLGEACALTMRDTSFIQQTIIVGSDASKRTLVLEDDHAKQLYVYWSSIPEPVRPRMHTDDSFFVAFDFTRRTYHWSYEHDRPKALTAIALQKMIRTEVARAHLRKGISAQHFRNSYLLRSLLYSGHDHQLQHKLGLKSPLSLRRYVLTVSRLTTKEKALLLTTR
- a CDS encoding aminotransferase class I/II-fold pyridoxal phosphate-dependent enzyme translates to MKSLFSKEVSVLVQRAEDKIKPIHEQVDAVALFNQNRVMESFATHQVADFHFTPSTGYGYDDAGRETLEAIYADVFGGEASLVRHQLVSGTHAIAVALFGLLRPGDELLYISGTPYDTLEEIVGIRGNGKGSLRDYSISYNKVDLLNGKMDKQGIRNAIHAQTKVVGIQRSRGYGDRPSFTIAELADIIAYVKSIKEDVIVFVDNCYGEFVETKEPCHVGADLMAGSLIKNPGGGIAKSGGYIVGKRDFVELASYRLAAPGIGAEGGATLGTLTDMYQGFFLAPHVVAQSVKGAHFTAALLEDVGMKTSPRWSETRTDLIQAVYFDTAEQMVAFCQSIQHTSPVNAHVTPTPSYMPGYEDDVIMAAGTFVQGASIELTADGPLRAPFTAYVQGGLTYEHVKLAVTKAVEKTFSNRGEKEDNE
- the glnA gene encoding type I glutamate--ammonia ligase; translated protein: MPNYSREDIVRIAQDENVRFIRLQFTDLLGTIKNVEIPVDQLSKALDNKMMFDGSSIEGFVRIEESDMYLYPDLDTWVIFPWTPEKGKVARLICDIYQPGKPGEEPTPFDGDPRGILKRVLKQAEELGFTGFNIGPEPEFFLFKNDEKGEPTLELNDKGGYFDLAPTDLGENCRRDIVLELEDMGFDIEASHHEVAPGQHEIDFKYADAITACDNIQTFKLVVKTIARKHGLHATFMPKPLFGVNGSGMHLNMSLFTKEGNAFYDEKTESQLSKTAMQFLSGILEHAEGFTAITNPIVNSYKRLVPGYEAPVYIAWSMRNRSPLIRIPSSRGVSTRIEVRSPDPSANPYLAMAVMLASGLDGIKRKMTPPEATDRNIYVMSKEERVEEGIKALPASLAEALESLVKDDTLVQALGEHAVEHFIEAKEIEWDMFRTQVHPWEREQFMQNY
- the hfq gene encoding RNA chaperone Hfq, whose translation is MKSTVNIQDQFLNQLRKESIPVTMFLLNGFQLRGTIKGFDNFTVIIETEGKQQLVYKHAISTFAPQKNVQLKSETDV
- a CDS encoding spore coat protein, producing MSEESHIEVEEKECKKCEDHESHWRNNKRWSALDPEACHPMDNNGGSPTQGASQVNKTLQLSEEFILIKDSCDVTVNSTDTKAALSLQASLQTAIALVISISIADSEKADKITQELLQSSKIKQLNYQKTVVENSKNVDVTTTDTQIAVNIQLLLQILLALLVRLDIL
- the dinB gene encoding DNA polymerase IV; this encodes MANHNFKLPEPYRDTSRKIIHIDMDAFFSSVEERDNPSLKGKPVIIAKHPRKTGGKGIVSTANYEARKYGIHSAMSAYEAYKRCPEGIFISGNYKAYQEASLKVREVMLAYTDLVEPMSIDEAYLDVTTNRLGEVSASKLARHIQREIWEKTGLTSSAGVSYNKFLAKIASDLKKPAGLTVIPPDRAEAFIKELPVEKFPGIGPKTAAKMHSLHIYTGNDLYQLTQLDLVHHFGKAGLSYYKRARGIDHNRLKVHRDRKSVGKEHTYSQPLVTDEDVLRKLRVLAEEVQSSLERVKKQGKTIVIKIRYRSFDTITRRISLPDYVHKWDDLYRYAQELWLAYGTVDRQVRLLGLSVTNLVEIRYQTLSLF